Proteins encoded in a region of the Candidatus Saccharimonadia bacterium genome:
- a CDS encoding non-canonical purine NTP pyrophosphatase — MAKPSASLYFITGNAGKFREIQAVIPEIQQLKLDLDEIQSLDPQVVIEHKLTQAAAHHDGTFIVEDTMLTFGCIKPLPGTFVKWFLDALRPAGLAELVTHYEDHSVTSQVTIGYRDTGGATHYFSAQHHGQIVAPRGENGFGFDSIFLADGQTKTNAELSADEKNAFSARGQAARQLAAHLATSA; from the coding sequence TTGGCTAAACCGTCCGCTTCGCTCTATTTCATCACCGGCAACGCCGGCAAATTTCGCGAAATCCAGGCAGTAATCCCCGAAATCCAGCAGCTCAAGCTCGACCTCGACGAGATCCAGAGCCTCGATCCGCAAGTCGTGATCGAGCACAAGCTCACCCAAGCCGCCGCTCACCACGACGGCACCTTCATCGTCGAAGACACCATGCTTACATTCGGCTGTATCAAGCCACTTCCCGGCACGTTCGTCAAATGGTTTCTCGACGCGCTCCGGCCGGCAGGCCTGGCCGAGCTCGTGACGCACTACGAGGATCATTCTGTCACCAGCCAGGTCACCATCGGATACCGAGACACGGGTGGCGCTACCCATTACTTCTCGGCCCAGCACCACGGGCAAATCGTCGCCCCCCGAGGCGAGAATGGCTTCGGTTTTGACTCCATTTTTCTCGCCGACGGCCAGACCAAAACCAACGCCGAGCTCTCCGCCGACGAAAAGAATGCTTTCAGCGCCCGCGGTCAGGCCGCCCGCCAGCTCGCCGCCCACCTCGCCACCTCTGCATAA